The region AAAATAAATTCCAATTGCGAAATAAATGTTCAATTCAAAATCGAAAACCTGAGTTCCAAAGAAATGCCTGTAGTTAGTGGTTTCCATCCTTATTTTTCCACCATTGGTTATAATAAAAAAGATATTAAAATTGTAATTCCACCCTCGATGTATTGGGAAAATGATTCATCAAAAATACCAACAGGAAAATTAAAAAACAAAAAAGAAATCTTACATATACAACACTTAGATCATGTATTCACAGACTTTAATAACCAAACATTTTCTTTAATATTTCCTGATTATTCAATAGAAATAATTCCCGAAAAAGATATGGATCAAATGGTAGTATTTTCTCCCGAAGACAAAGATTTTATTTGTATAGAACCTATGACTGCTCCTACTAACGCATTTGAATTATATAAAAATAAATATTTTAATAATATGAAAACAGTTAAACCTGGAAAATATTTTCAAACAGGATTTTCAATTAAATTAAGACCAATTTCCAATTTGTAAATTGAAAAATAAAACAGAATAGTATTCTTTTTTGAGAAGGTAAAATAAATAAAAATTCCCGCTTTTAGTTCATTCTTTAATCAATGCTCTCGGTAGTAATCTTCTAAATTTTTCTTGAAGCAAATTTACGTTAACTTCATAGTATTTTGCTGTTGGAGAAATTCAAGGTGATGGATGGAAAATATTGAGGTTGAAAAAAAACTTTAAAGTAGAATTCTGTGAAACGAGGAGCAATAAGCGAAATGCAACGTCCAGAAATGAAGGTGCCTAGTCCACCAAATGAAAAAGAAAGACTAAAGGCACTACAAAGCTATAACCTACTTGATACTCTACCCGAACAGCAATTTGATCGACTCACCCGATTAGCCGCTTCCATTTGTGGAGTACCCATTGCACTAGTGAGCCTTGTAGATAAAGACCGTCAATTGTTCAAGTCGAATGTTGGTCTGGATGCCACCGAGACACCGCGTAATATTTCTTTTTGCCAGCATGCTATTATGGATAAGCAGATATTTGAAGTTACAGATGCGACTAACGACAAACGATTCGAACAGAACCCTCTCGTCACGGGTGCCCCCAATATTCGGTTTTATGCGGGTTATCCCCTAGTTACACCAGATGGTTTTACCCTTGGAACTTTGTGCGTAATGGATCGAATACCTAAAAATCTGACTGAAAGCCAGAAAGAATCTTTGCAACTATTGGCAGAAGAGGTAGTAGACAATATTATCGCTAGACGTGAACATAAGGAACTCAAACGGAACACAACCCTGCTTAACGATGCTCAACGTATTGCAAATATGGGAGCCTGGGAACTTGACCTCGCTACCGGTAAAACCATTTGGACCGATGAGGTCTATAGCATACACGAAGTAGACAAAGACTTTGACCACAATAAGGTAAATGGTATTGAATTCTACCATCCTAGTGATCGTCCTGTGATTTCCCAAGCCCTCAATAAAACTATCGAACAACTTGTTCCATTCGATGTTACCTGTCGTTTTATCACAGCCAAAAGCAATCATCGTTGGGTGCGAGCTTCGGGCTATCCCATTGTATTAGATGGGAAAGTAACGTTCTTAATTGGAATGCTCCAAGATATCACCGACCAAAAACAAAAAGAGCAGGAAATCCGCGACATCACCAACGCCGTTGATGCCAACTCACTGGTCTCTATGACGGATAATAAAGGAAATATAGTAAAAATCAACCAACGTTTTTGCGAAATCAGTGGTTACTCCGAAGCTGAACTACTTGGACAAAACCACCGCATCATTAACTCTGGCTATCACGATAAATCGTTTTGGCAAGATCTGTGGAAAACTATTTCCTCTGGAAAAGTTTGGAAGGGCGAAGTAAAAAATCGTGCCAAAGATGGTAGCGAATACTGGGTATCATCCGTTATCAATCCGATCTTTGACGAAACAGGCAAGATTATCTATTACTTGTCTATCCGCCAGAATATTACAGACCGAAAAAAAGTAGAATTGGAACTGGAAGCTGCCAAACAAAAACTCGATAGCATTTTTGTAGAAATGGAAGATGTGGTTTGGTCGGTAAGTCTGCCCGATTACAAAATGTTATTTATGACACCATCGGCTGTTAAACTGTATGAAATTCCCTATGAAGAGTTTATGGCTGACAATACTTTCTGGGAAAAAGTAATATATGAAAACGATAAGCCGGTTATCGACAAAATTTACAAGCAGCTGAGTGAGAAGGGTCACTATCACGAAGAATACCGAATAGTAACCAGAAGTGGAAAAATAAAATGGATTTCGAATAAAGGCAAGGTGATTCACGATGCTCAGGGTGTACCTACCCGTCTTGATGGATATATAAGTGATATTTCCGAGAATAAATTTGCCGAACAGTATTTGAAAGAAAGTGAAGCAAATCTCAAAGAAGCTCAAACCATTGCACGAATTGGTCGTTGGGAACTTGACCTGGTATTTAACCGCCTACATTGGTCAGATTCTGTTTTTGAAATCTTCGAAATCGACAAAGAGAAATTTCATGCCACCTACGAGGGCTTTTTGAACACCATACACCCCGATGACCGTGATTTGGTAAACAATGCCTATTCCCACTCGCTAGAAACTAAACAGCCCTACGAAATTGTACATCGTCTGCAAATGAATGACGGACGCATCAAATGGCTGAAAGAAAACTGCCGAACTGATTATGATACGGAAGGAAAAGCTCTACGTAGTGTGGGAGTAGTGCAGGATATTACGGAATCAAAATTGACGGAAATTCGAATCCAGAAAAGTGAAGAAGCTCTCAAAAACGCACAGCAGATTGCGAAAATGGGCAGTTGGGAACTTGATTTACGAACCAACGAAGTAATTTGGACAGAAGAATTGTACAAAATGTATGGGTTTGACCCAAAACTACCTCCTCCACCTTACACCGAACATATGAAATTGTTTACATCGGAAAGTTGGGAGCTACTTTCTAAATCCTTGGAGCAAACAGGTGAGAAAGGAATTCCCTACGAGCTCGAACTTAGAACCATTCGAAAGGATAAGACTAATGGATGGATGTGGGCACGCGGAGAAGCAATCTTTGACAATAGAAATCATATTATAGGGCTAAGAGGAGCCGCTCAAGACATTTCCGATAGAAAAGAGGTAGAAGAACTGGCTCACCAAACAGCTCTTCGGTTGGATCTGGCCACAAAGGCTGCAAGTATCGGAGTCTGGGATTATAACATTGTGGAAAACAAACTCGTCTGGGATGACCAGATGTACGTGCTTTTTGGAATTAACAAAAATGCTTTTTCTGGTATCTACGAAGCCTGGCGTTCCAGCTTACATCCTGAAGATAGGGAAAGAAGTGAGAGGGAAGTTGAGCTGGCAATCAAAGGTGAAAAAGAATTCAATACAGAATTCCGGATAGTATGGCCTGATAATTCTGTTCGCCATATTAGAGCCCTTGCAACCGTTATCCGAGATTCGGATAATCAACCTCTTCGTTTGGTCGGCACAAACTGGGATATTACGAAAGAAAGGTTACTTGCGGAATCGCTGGTGACAGCCAAACAAGCGGCCGAAAAAGCAAATAAAGCTAAATCGGAATTTCTTGCCAATATGAGCCATGAGATTCGCACTCCTCTAAATGGGGTCATTGGCTTTACCGAGTTACTGAAAAATACTCCCTTATCGCACATTCAACAAACTTATGTAGATAATGCCAATGTATCGGGATATACTCTGCTTGGAGTCATCAATGATATTTTAGATTTTTCTAAGATCGAAGCTGGAATGTTAGAACTCGAGCTGATCAAAACTGACATGTTTGAGTTAGTAGAGAACTGTGTTGATATTGTAAAATATTCGGCTGCTAAAAAACATCTAGAAGTCCTATTGAATATCGATACCAACATGCCTCGTTATGGAATGGTTGACCCTATCCGCTTAAAACAGGTCATCACCAATCTGTTGAGCAATGCGGTGAAATTCACGGGAACAGGAGAAGTAGAACTAAAAATAGCCTATGAGAGTCAGCAAAACGGCATGGGTTATTTCATAATATCTGTTCGGGATACAGGTATTGGTATTACCGAAGAACAAAAAGGAAAACTCTTTAAAGCATTTTCACAGGCAGATGGCTCTACTACGCGTAAATACGGAGGCACTGGCCTGGGACTTGTGATTTCAGAGATGATTGTCAACAAGTTTGGTGGAAAAATTCAACTTGATAGTAAACAAGGCGAAGGTTCTACATTCTGGTTTAAGATTACCACCGAGACCGAAGACAGCGAGAAGCCGTTCCTCGGCAATATTGATAAAATAAAACGCTGTCTGATTCTAGACGACAATGCCAATAACCAGCTCATTTTGGAACGGATGCTAGAAACATTCGGAATTGAAAGTGAATCAAGTGATAACGGACTAACCGCTTTAAAAATGTTAGAACAGTCCAAACCATTCGATATAATTATCTGCGACTACCATATGCCTTGCATAGACGGCTTGGAAACCATTCGTTTGATACGAGAAAAGCTCAAACTTACCCCCGAGAAACAACCCATAATTTTACTACATTCTTCTTCGGACGATGCAGAAATAGTTAATAGAAGCAATGAACTTGGCGTTCGATTTAATTTGGTAAAACCTGTTAAAATGGGCGATCTTGCCGCATACCTGAGTCAAATCCATAAACCGGGTTTTGATAATAAAAAATCAAATAACCGAAATTCAACTCTACAGAACCAACAGGTTTCTATACTCATAGCAGAAGATGTTGATATGAATATCATATTACTGAAAGCCATGTTAAGTAAGTTGCTACCAAATGCTGTTTTTATCGAGGCAAATACAGGAACCGAGGCACTTAGGAAATACAAAACCGAGCCAATTGACCTGATATTTATGGATGTCCAAATGCCAGAGATGGACGGTTTGGACGTTACCCGTGAAATCCGCAAATTGGAACTACCAAGTGGTAAACACCTTCCCATCATTGCCTTAACAGCAGGGGCTTTCAAGGAAGATGAAGAAAATTGTCTGTCTGCGGGTATGACTGATTTTTTGACCAAACCAGTAAAGCAGGAAAACATAAAATCAATAATTTCAAAATACCTGAATTCTAACACGCAAGATAATACAGAACATTTTGATAGAGAGGGTTTGATTCAAAATATAGGCAATAAAGACATCGTCGATAAATTGCTCGCACAGGCACAAACAAATTGCATACTGAAATTGACAGAACTCGGGGAATTGATTAATAAAAATGATTATGCAGGTACAGCTCGTGTTTTACATCATGTCAAAGGAATAGCTCTAAATCTCTATTTCAGAGGCATGGCGCGCATAACCAGAGATATGGAAATGAAACTAAAAGAACCAGAAGGAATGGAACTGTTACCAGAACAATTTGAAATGCTTTTGGCTGAATGGGAAAAAGTAAAAAAAATTATAGGATGAGGCTAATCAATGTTTTCCATCACTCAAAGGTTCAGAGACTATTCATTGTTGTGTGCTTAAAAATTTTTGTTTTTCGCTGATCTAAGACATGACATTCGACTTAGGGAAAATACTTTCCTATCTTTTGTTTTTCGATTTACCTATTCCAATGTAAAACAGGTAAAAATACTTACATAAGCAAGTAATAGTATTTGCTTATTTGATTTTTAACTGTAAAATTAGCCA is a window of Leptospiraceae bacterium DNA encoding:
- a CDS encoding aldose 1-epimerase, producing MNFLIPVLFVLSMILHECKSINNKSITSIESKDCKLDVLPEIGFTISNIRFLNKSILYFPMKEEEYKNEKRLAGNPFLHPWVNRLREEKIIWKEEYNWDKKDTHIIRYQNGLPIHGLLLKSSRWTYEKNENQILGTYIFNSKEELNIFPFEHKIQMKYELNKINSNCEINVQFKIENLSSKEMPVVSGFHPYFSTIGYNKKDIKIVIPPSMYWENDSSKIPTGKLKNKKEILHIQHLDHVFTDFNNQTFSLIFPDYSIEIIPEKDMDQMVVFSPEDKDFICIEPMTAPTNAFELYKNKYFNNMKTVKPGKYFQTGFSIKLRPISNL
- a CDS encoding PAS domain-containing protein — protein: MQRPEMKVPSPPNEKERLKALQSYNLLDTLPEQQFDRLTRLAASICGVPIALVSLVDKDRQLFKSNVGLDATETPRNISFCQHAIMDKQIFEVTDATNDKRFEQNPLVTGAPNIRFYAGYPLVTPDGFTLGTLCVMDRIPKNLTESQKESLQLLAEEVVDNIIARREHKELKRNTTLLNDAQRIANMGAWELDLATGKTIWTDEVYSIHEVDKDFDHNKVNGIEFYHPSDRPVISQALNKTIEQLVPFDVTCRFITAKSNHRWVRASGYPIVLDGKVTFLIGMLQDITDQKQKEQEIRDITNAVDANSLVSMTDNKGNIVKINQRFCEISGYSEAELLGQNHRIINSGYHDKSFWQDLWKTISSGKVWKGEVKNRAKDGSEYWVSSVINPIFDETGKIIYYLSIRQNITDRKKVELELEAAKQKLDSIFVEMEDVVWSVSLPDYKMLFMTPSAVKLYEIPYEEFMADNTFWEKVIYENDKPVIDKIYKQLSEKGHYHEEYRIVTRSGKIKWISNKGKVIHDAQGVPTRLDGYISDISENKFAEQYLKESEANLKEAQTIARIGRWELDLVFNRLHWSDSVFEIFEIDKEKFHATYEGFLNTIHPDDRDLVNNAYSHSLETKQPYEIVHRLQMNDGRIKWLKENCRTDYDTEGKALRSVGVVQDITESKLTEIRIQKSEEALKNAQQIAKMGSWELDLRTNEVIWTEELYKMYGFDPKLPPPPYTEHMKLFTSESWELLSKSLEQTGEKGIPYELELRTIRKDKTNGWMWARGEAIFDNRNHIIGLRGAAQDISDRKEVEELAHQTALRLDLATKAASIGVWDYNIVENKLVWDDQMYVLFGINKNAFSGIYEAWRSSLHPEDRERSEREVELAIKGEKEFNTEFRIVWPDNSVRHIRALATVIRDSDNQPLRLVGTNWDITKERLLAESLVTAKQAAEKANKAKSEFLANMSHEIRTPLNGVIGFTELLKNTPLSHIQQTYVDNANVSGYTLLGVINDILDFSKIEAGMLELELIKTDMFELVENCVDIVKYSAAKKHLEVLLNIDTNMPRYGMVDPIRLKQVITNLLSNAVKFTGTGEVELKIAYESQQNGMGYFIISVRDTGIGITEEQKGKLFKAFSQADGSTTRKYGGTGLGLVISEMIVNKFGGKIQLDSKQGEGSTFWFKITTETEDSEKPFLGNIDKIKRCLILDDNANNQLILERMLETFGIESESSDNGLTALKMLEQSKPFDIIICDYHMPCIDGLETIRLIREKLKLTPEKQPIILLHSSSDDAEIVNRSNELGVRFNLVKPVKMGDLAAYLSQIHKPGFDNKKSNNRNSTLQNQQVSILIAEDVDMNIILLKAMLSKLLPNAVFIEANTGTEALRKYKTEPIDLIFMDVQMPEMDGLDVTREIRKLELPSGKHLPIIALTAGAFKEDEENCLSAGMTDFLTKPVKQENIKSIISKYLNSNTQDNTEHFDREGLIQNIGNKDIVDKLLAQAQTNCILKLTELGELINKNDYAGTARVLHHVKGIALNLYFRGMARITRDMEMKLKEPEGMELLPEQFEMLLAEWEKVKKIIG